Proteins co-encoded in one Medicago truncatula cultivar Jemalong A17 chromosome 8, MtrunA17r5.0-ANR, whole genome shotgun sequence genomic window:
- the LOC25500242 gene encoding NADH dehydrogenase [ubiquinone] iron-sulfur protein 8, mitochondrial yields the protein MAAFLARKSLLALRTRQLAVAGQGLHNTQNYGMRLSSHLYSTKLEDEEREKLAKEISKDWSTVFERSINTLFLTELVRGLMLTLKYFFDKNVTINYPFEKGPLSPRFRGEHALRRYPTGEERCIACKLCEAICPAQAITIEAEEREDGSRRTTRYDIDMTKCIYCGFCQEACPVDAIVEGPNFEFSTETHEELLYDKEKLLENGDRWETEIAENLRSESLYR from the exons ATGGCCGCATTCTTAGCTCGGAAATCTCTTCTTGCTCTTCGTACCCGCCAGCTT GCTGTCGCAGGTCAAGGGCTGCACAACACTCAAAATTATGGCATGCGATTGAGTTCACACCTCTACTCTACCAAATTAG AGGACGAAGAAAGGGAGAAACTTGCAAAGGAAATTTCAAAGGATTGGAGTACAG TTTTTGAACGTAGCATCAACACACTTTTTCTCACTGAGCTTGTTCGAGGTCTAATGCTGACGCTGAAATACTTCTTCGATAAAAATGTTACC ATCAATTATCCATTTGAGAAAGGCCCATTGAGTCCTCGTTTCCGTGGTGAACATGCACTCAGAAGATATCCAACAGGAGAGGAACGCTGCATTGCTTGCAAACTTTGTGAAGCT ATATGTCCTGCTCAAGCAATAACAATCGAGGCTGAGGAGCGTGAAGATGGCAGCCGTAGGACAACTCG GTATGATATTGACATGACCAAGTGCATCTATTGTGGATTTTGTCAAGAGGCATGCCCAGTTGATGCCATTGTTGAAGGGCCAAACTTTGAATTTTCTACAGAGACTCATGAG GAGCTTTTATACGACAAAGAGAAGCTGCTTGAAAATGGTGATAGATGGGAAACTGAAATTGCAGAGAACCTGAGATCTGAAAGCCTTTATCGCTGA
- the LOC25500243 gene encoding 3-hydroxyisobutyryl-CoA hydrolase 1 produces MASPAKLDKDQVLVERKSSARVLTLNRPKQLNALSFYMVSKLLEIFHDDEGNPDVKLIVLKGNGRAFCAGGDVAAVANDARGGDWRFGAIFFDTEYKMNYLMATYSKPQVSILNGIVMGGGAGASMHGRFRVVTEKTVFAMPETALGLFPDVGASYYLSRLAGFFGEYVGLTGARLDGAEMLACGLATHFVPSSKLSSLEESLCKVETSDPAIVSAIIDKYSEQPSLKKDSVYHRMDIINKCFSRKTVEDILYSLETEAMSKADSWISATVETLKKASPTSLKVFLRLIREGRLLGVGQCLVYEYRIVCHILQGHHSKDFFEGCRAILIDKDRKPKWEPSKLELVKDSDVDRYFSKLDAEGWKDLEFPKRFNNLPPHAISKL; encoded by the exons ATGGCATCCCCCGCCAAACTGGATAAAGATCAG GTTCTTGTGGAACGTAAATCATCTGCGAGAGTTTTGACATTGAACAGGCCCAAACAATTGAATGCTCTCTCTTTTTATATG GTATCTAAGCTACTAGAAATATTTCACGATGATGAGGGAAATCCTGATGTTAAATTGATTGTCCTAAAG GGAAATGGAAGGGCATTTTGTGCTGGTGGTGATGTTGCAGCTGTTGCTAATGACGCAAGAGGAG GTGATTGGAGGTTTGGTGCAATATTTTTTGATACTgaatataaaatgaattatttgatgGCAACATACAGTAAGCCTCAG GTTTCAATTCTTAATGGAATCGTCATGGGAGGTGGCGCTGGTGCTTCTATGCATGGAAGATTTCGTGTCGTTACCGAGAAAACA GTATTTGCTATGCCCGAAACAGCTTTGGGGTTATTTCCTGATGTAGGCGCCTCATATTATTTGTCTAGACTAGCTGGATTTTTTG GAGAATATGTTGGTCTTACAGGTGCTAGGTTGGATGGTGCAGAAATGCTTGCTTGTGGTCTTGCAACACATTTTGTCCCTTCATCG AAATTATCGTCATTGGAAGAATCATTATGCAAGGTGGAAACTAGTGATCCAGCCATAGTATCTGCAATTATTGACAAGTACTCAGAGCAGCCTTCCCTAAAAAAGGATAGTGTTTATCACAG GATGGATATAATCAATAAGTGTTTCTCTAGGAAAACAGTGGAAGATATATTATATTCTCTT GAGACTGAAGCTATGAGTAAGGCAGATAGTTGGATATCTGCAACTGTTGAAACCTTGAAGAAAGCATCTCCGACAAGCCTTAAAGTTTTTCTTAGATTG ATTAGAGAAGGCAGGCTCTTAGGTGTTGGTCAATGCCTTGTTTACGAGTATAGAATTGTTTGTCATATCCTACAAGGACACCATAGCAAGGATTTCTTTGAG GGTTGTAGAGCTATACTAATAGATAAAGACAGGAAACCAAAG TGGGAACCTTCCAAATTGGAGCTTGTTAAGGATAGTGATGTTGATCGTTACTTCTCTAAGCTTGATGCTGAAGGATGGAAAGATTTGGAGTTCCCCAAGAGGTTCAACAACTTGCCTCCACATGCTATTTCAAAGCTTTAA